Proteins from a genomic interval of Zingiber officinale cultivar Zhangliang chromosome 2A, Zo_v1.1, whole genome shotgun sequence:
- the LOC122041654 gene encoding uncharacterized protein LOC122041654 isoform X2: MSPAGSLHYASDTFSERMSDLVHAVKGKDTLVFHSALSQVAPFLLLSIVVAGALVVNSTAVRGGFRCVYAPGFTGDGFAGGTGCLKCEIAGLESLFIFTALHSNTTNKQKESNDPQDENDVGCYKGRFCRKRMVILVDTILPKIESNKFPEIVDPTCADNMCSNSRIEPKLEERSLKVIVLKATGQAIKKVVAAIGIIKEKKNGKEGE, translated from the exons ATGTCTCCGGCAG GGTCACTTCACTATGCCAGTGACACTTTCTCAGAGAGGATGTCGGACCTCGTCCACGCTGTCAAGGGCAAGGACACCCTAGTCTTTCATTCCGCCCTCAGCCAGGTCGCCCcttttcttctcttgtcaattGTTGTGGCTGGCGCATTGGTGGTCAACTCCACTGCTGTGCGTGGTGGTTTTAGATGCGTTTACGCACCGGGATTCACTGGAGATGGTTTTGCTGGGGGCACTGGATGTCTTAAATGTGAGATTGCTGGACTCGAGTCATTATTTATATTCACTGCCTTACATTCCAAtacaacaaacaaacaaaaagaaag CAATGATCCTCAAGATGAGAATGACGTAGGGTGCTATAAGGGGAGGTTTTGCAGAAAAAGAATGGTTATTCTTGTTG ATACAATCTTGCCTAAGATTGAAAGTAACAAGTTTCCTGAGATTGTGGATCCAACATGTGCAGACAACATGTGCAGCAATAGCAGAATAGAGCCTAAACTAGAG GAAAGAAGTTTGAAGGTGATTGTGTTGAAGGCAACCGGACAAGCAATCAAAAAAGTTGTAGCTGCTATTGGAATTATCAAG GAAAAGAAGAACGGAAAAGAAGGCGAATGA
- the LOC122041654 gene encoding uncharacterized protein LOC122041654 isoform X6, producing the protein MSPAACSNDPQDENDVGCYKGRFCRKRMVILVDTILPKIESNKFPEIVDPTCADNMCSNSRIEPKLEERSLKVIVLKATGQAIKKVVAAIGIIKEKKNGKEGE; encoded by the exons ATGTCTCCGGCAG CTTGTAGCAATGATCCTCAAGATGAGAATGACGTAGGGTGCTATAAGGGGAGGTTTTGCAGAAAAAGAATGGTTATTCTTGTTG ATACAATCTTGCCTAAGATTGAAAGTAACAAGTTTCCTGAGATTGTGGATCCAACATGTGCAGACAACATGTGCAGCAATAGCAGAATAGAGCCTAAACTAGAG GAAAGAAGTTTGAAGGTGATTGTGTTGAAGGCAACCGGACAAGCAATCAAAAAAGTTGTAGCTGCTATTGGAATTATCAAG GAAAAGAAGAACGGAAAAGAAGGCGAATGA
- the LOC122041654 gene encoding uncharacterized protein LOC122041654 isoform X3, translating into MHTAFRDYERSYDAHIAGSLHYASDTFSERMSDLVHAVKGKDTLVFHSALSQVAPFLLLSIVVAGALVVNSTAVRGGFRCVYAPGFTGDGFAGGTGCLKSCSNDPQDENDVGCYKGRFCRKRMVILVDTILPKIESNKFPEIVDPTCADNMCSNSRIEPKLEERSLKVIVLKATGQAIKKVVAAIGIIKEKKNGKEGE; encoded by the exons ATGCATACTGCCTTCAGGGACTATGAGAGGAGTTACGACGCCCACATCGCAGGGTCACTTCACTATGCCAGTGACACTTTCTCAGAGAGGATGTCGGACCTCGTCCACGCTGTCAAGGGCAAGGACACCCTAGTCTTTCATTCCGCCCTCAGCCAGGTCGCCCcttttcttctcttgtcaattGTTGTGGCTGGCGCATTGGTGGTCAACTCCACTGCTGTGCGTGGTGGTTTTAGATGCGTTTACGCACCGGGATTCACTGGAGATGGTTTTGCTGGGGGCACTGGATGTCTTAAAT CTTGTAGCAATGATCCTCAAGATGAGAATGACGTAGGGTGCTATAAGGGGAGGTTTTGCAGAAAAAGAATGGTTATTCTTGTTG ATACAATCTTGCCTAAGATTGAAAGTAACAAGTTTCCTGAGATTGTGGATCCAACATGTGCAGACAACATGTGCAGCAATAGCAGAATAGAGCCTAAACTAGAG GAAAGAAGTTTGAAGGTGATTGTGTTGAAGGCAACCGGACAAGCAATCAAAAAAGTTGTAGCTGCTATTGGAATTATCAAG GAAAAGAAGAACGGAAAAGAAGGCGAATGA
- the LOC122041654 gene encoding uncharacterized protein LOC122041654 isoform X4, which produces MHTAFRDYERSYDAHIAGSLHYASDTFSERMSDLVHAVKGKDTLVFHSALSQVAPFLLLSIVVAGALVVNSTAVRGGFRCVYAPGFTGDGFAGGTGCLKCEIAGLESLFIFTALHSNTTNKQKESNDPQDENDVGCYKGRFCRKRMVILVDTILPKIESNKFPEIVDPTCADNMCSNSRIEPKLENTN; this is translated from the exons ATGCATACTGCCTTCAGGGACTATGAGAGGAGTTACGACGCCCACATCGCAGGGTCACTTCACTATGCCAGTGACACTTTCTCAGAGAGGATGTCGGACCTCGTCCACGCTGTCAAGGGCAAGGACACCCTAGTCTTTCATTCCGCCCTCAGCCAGGTCGCCCcttttcttctcttgtcaattGTTGTGGCTGGCGCATTGGTGGTCAACTCCACTGCTGTGCGTGGTGGTTTTAGATGCGTTTACGCACCGGGATTCACTGGAGATGGTTTTGCTGGGGGCACTGGATGTCTTAAATGTGAGATTGCTGGACTCGAGTCATTATTTATATTCACTGCCTTACATTCCAAtacaacaaacaaacaaaaagaaag CAATGATCCTCAAGATGAGAATGACGTAGGGTGCTATAAGGGGAGGTTTTGCAGAAAAAGAATGGTTATTCTTGTTG ATACAATCTTGCCTAAGATTGAAAGTAACAAGTTTCCTGAGATTGTGGATCCAACATGTGCAGACAACATGTGCAGCAATAGCAGAATAGAGCCTAAACTAGAG AATACAAACTAG
- the LOC122041654 gene encoding uncharacterized protein LOC122041654 isoform X1: MHTAFRDYERSYDAHIAGSLHYASDTFSERMSDLVHAVKGKDTLVFHSALSQVAPFLLLSIVVAGALVVNSTAVRGGFRCVYAPGFTGDGFAGGTGCLKCEIAGLESLFIFTALHSNTTNKQKESNDPQDENDVGCYKGRFCRKRMVILVDTILPKIESNKFPEIVDPTCADNMCSNSRIEPKLEERSLKVIVLKATGQAIKKVVAAIGIIKEKKNGKEGE, translated from the exons ATGCATACTGCCTTCAGGGACTATGAGAGGAGTTACGACGCCCACATCGCAGGGTCACTTCACTATGCCAGTGACACTTTCTCAGAGAGGATGTCGGACCTCGTCCACGCTGTCAAGGGCAAGGACACCCTAGTCTTTCATTCCGCCCTCAGCCAGGTCGCCCcttttcttctcttgtcaattGTTGTGGCTGGCGCATTGGTGGTCAACTCCACTGCTGTGCGTGGTGGTTTTAGATGCGTTTACGCACCGGGATTCACTGGAGATGGTTTTGCTGGGGGCACTGGATGTCTTAAATGTGAGATTGCTGGACTCGAGTCATTATTTATATTCACTGCCTTACATTCCAAtacaacaaacaaacaaaaagaaag CAATGATCCTCAAGATGAGAATGACGTAGGGTGCTATAAGGGGAGGTTTTGCAGAAAAAGAATGGTTATTCTTGTTG ATACAATCTTGCCTAAGATTGAAAGTAACAAGTTTCCTGAGATTGTGGATCCAACATGTGCAGACAACATGTGCAGCAATAGCAGAATAGAGCCTAAACTAGAG GAAAGAAGTTTGAAGGTGATTGTGTTGAAGGCAACCGGACAAGCAATCAAAAAAGTTGTAGCTGCTATTGGAATTATCAAG GAAAAGAAGAACGGAAAAGAAGGCGAATGA
- the LOC122041654 gene encoding uncharacterized protein LOC122041654 isoform X5, which translates to MHTAFRDYERSYDAHIAGSLHYASDTFSERMSDLVHAVKGKDTLVFHSALSQVAPFLLLSIVVAGALVVNSTAVRGGFRCVYAPGFTGDGFAGGTGCLKCEIAGLESLFIFTALHSNTTNKQKESNDPQDENDVGCYKGRFCRKRMVILVVPLHTCNTKYQYQIILKISRPVTYL; encoded by the exons ATGCATACTGCCTTCAGGGACTATGAGAGGAGTTACGACGCCCACATCGCAGGGTCACTTCACTATGCCAGTGACACTTTCTCAGAGAGGATGTCGGACCTCGTCCACGCTGTCAAGGGCAAGGACACCCTAGTCTTTCATTCCGCCCTCAGCCAGGTCGCCCcttttcttctcttgtcaattGTTGTGGCTGGCGCATTGGTGGTCAACTCCACTGCTGTGCGTGGTGGTTTTAGATGCGTTTACGCACCGGGATTCACTGGAGATGGTTTTGCTGGGGGCACTGGATGTCTTAAATGTGAGATTGCTGGACTCGAGTCATTATTTATATTCACTGCCTTACATTCCAAtacaacaaacaaacaaaaagaaag CAATGATCCTCAAGATGAGAATGACGTAGGGTGCTATAAGGGGAGGTTTTGCAGAAAAAGAATGGTTATTCTTGTTG TGCCCTTGCATACCTGTAATACGAAatatcaatatcaaattatattgaAGATCTCAAGACCAGTGACATACTTATAG